atgcgagatgctgcattttgggaaagcaaatcttagcaggacttatgcacttaatggtaaggttcgagggagtgttgctgaacaaagagaccttggagagcaggttcatagctccttgaaagtggagttgcaggttgataggatagtgaaaaaggtgtttggtatgctttcctttattgatcagagtattgagtacaggaggtgggaggtcgtgttgcggctgtacaggacattggttaggccactgttggaatattgtgtgcaattctggtctccttcctatcggaaagatgttgtgaaacttgaaagggttcagaaaagatttacaaggatgttgccagggttggaggattggagctgtagggagaggttgaataggttaggactattttccctggtgcatcggaggctgaggggtgaccttatagagctttactaAATTATatggggcatgaataggataaatagacaaagtcttttccctggggtgggagagtccagaactagagggcataggttagggtgagaggaaagatataaaagagacccaaggggcaactttttcacgcagaggatggtacttgtatggaatgaggtgccagaggaagtggtggaggctggtacaattgcaacatttaaaaggcatctggatgggtatgtgaataggaaggtttggagggataagggccaggtgctggcatgtaGGACGAGATTggtttggcatatctggtcggcatggacgagttggaccaaaagttctgtttctgtgctgtactctatgactctaaaagcccttcatcaggaaatgcccttcgtggtgaagggcttttgccaaaacgttgattttcctgctcctcgagtgctgcctgacctgctgtgcttttccagcaccaccttaatcTTAATTTCACTTTGAAGCAGCCCCCTTTCTATACTCTTCTAGGGAAGTGCTGTTTGGAGCATTTGGTATCTTGTTTTTCTTCCCTTAACCAAACCTGTCCATTCCTtgacatccacagttcttggAAACTGCTGATCCTACTGTTCACCTTTATGGGAACAACTTGTCGCTGCATTCCCAGTTTTACCCTTCTGATTATCTCCCAAAGCTCTGATGTGGATTTCCTGCAAGTAGTTGCTCCCAGTCCACTTTGGCCAGATTCTATCTCATCTTACGAAAAATTGGAGTAAAGGAACTGTAGGATTTAGAGCCAAGGACTGTGAAGGCACaataatatagttccaagtcaggatgaagtGCGGCTTGCAGCAGAACATGCACGTGAtggcattcccatgcatctgctgcccttgcccttcgagATGGCACAGGTCATGAGTTTGTTGAAGGAaggttggtgagttgctgcagtgtatctagtagatggtgcacactgctgtcaATGTGCTCTGTCAGGTCTATTGGTATATAGCTACAAAAAGTGATTGGACATTCTTCTCTTTCTGCTGAAATTTGTGTTCAATGTGATTGATACACTTGCTCAAGAATGGAATACTCTGTTACTTTGGGCACCTAATGTCAGCAAAAAGCATTCCTAAGTCTGGAACAGAGCATTTTGAAgtagagtaaagcttcctcaacTTTGTCTTAACAGTCTATCTTTTTCTGAAGCTCAAAGGAACACCTGATTTCTATTTTCCATGAAAGCCTTTCTTGTGACCTCTTCTCTCAAATTTGCCACTCTTGTGGTAAACTAAGGGCTCACAAGCATTAGAAATTTGGTTCAGACAGCTCATATAGGATGCTTGCAGTCAGAGACAAAATCTTTTGCATCTTTTaagaattcaaacccatgtctaAGAAGTGAAAGGACAGAGGGGTAACTAATGCATTTTTCAGTTTCCAACATCTGAACAGGACTCTGAAAAAAAGGAAGAGATTTCgaatttctagcatccacagtattttgcttagCTCTGAACGGGACTCTGATTAGTGAACTCAGTCTAAGGAACAGTTGATTGCATATTAATATCAAATATATAACCACTGTTTATAAGCAATAATGCAAGTGAGTGATTAGATCATTTGCCCAGTGAATGAAGTATTTCACTTACATATTGTATCGTATGTGTACCTGCAGAAACAAAATGTCACAGAAAACTATTGTGATTTCAGAAGAATTGTAACTGGAATATTTTCATAATAGACAGTTTAGGTTTCATTTATGCGATGCCTTCAATCATGGTCTAAATTTGTAAATTATTACATGTTTTGATTGAAATATAATCCTGTAATAATCCACCTTACCAAAAACCTCTGGATTTTTTTCCACTTCTTTAACATCCTGCACGTTCTTCCCAGGCTTACTGTGGTCATCACTATTTGTAGGCACAGAAGACTTGCTTGGTTGTGCTGCAGGCACCAATTTCATCGGTTCCTTTGGTTTCACAGGTAAACAATCTTTTTCATTCACAGCCTTTGTGCCACTGCTAGTATGAGAGTTTGCAAATTTCCCAAGAACTTGCTGCTGTGTCTTAACTtgcttgtgttttattttctcaacTGAGATTATTCCACTCGATGCCCGGTTTCCTTGGCTGTGACCTTGATCGCGTATATTTCGTGCTCCTGAATTCCTTGAGATAGCTATACAGTTTAACATGTCTTGTTTGCTATTCCTGCCCAATttcacatctgcagttttttcactGTTCTTTCTTTCTATTAGTTCTTcattccattttgattttttgTTGTTCCAGTTTGAAACAGTTTTGCTACTGTCTCGAGAGGTTCCCTCAATTAGACTTTTCGAAGCTTTTTGTTCAATGTCATTCTGTACAGTAACTTTCAAGTCCTTACCTTCTCCACAGACAAGGCGAGGTGTTTTCCCAGGTTTATGCACTTCATCTTTAATGTTTTTAGCTTCTTCCATTGTTCTAGTATTCTTTCTTTGTCAACAGCCAACCTGCTCTCCTCTTTCTTAAAATCAAAATCTTTTCATCAGTCACTTAATTACTTATTAATGCAGTTCAATAACACAGGGGAACAAACAGCTTTTGTTGAATTCCTGTTAAAAATGTAAGCAATACTGATTAAGGATTATTGTAATTACAGATGCTTGCATAGATGCACTCTTATCCTAATCAATCCAGTCAGAAAATAATGAATTACACTGGCAATAAGGATTGATCAATTGTATTTAAATAGAATAGTATAAATTGTGGCATTTTGTTTGCAGTTGAAATAGCTATTGGCAATAGATCAGTTATTTCAAAGTCACAAAAAGGTCAAAAAGATCTTTTTTCAAAAATTGTGACTAGTGCACTTAACAGAGGGGGTGACTGAAAATCATCAAAATGGCAATGTTGAAGAGCATCATTAAaccaaaattaaaatgaagatgttcagaaacaaattttaaattctTATCAAAAACTTAATTCTGATTATTTTCAAAGAATATCCCATAATAAGATCTCAATGTCAGGCTTTCACCTGAAATCAGAACCTTGTTAATTAGGGTGTTGTAAGGAGTACAAATAAACTCTCCATTTTTGTTGCATTTGTTCTCGATTAGCAGCTACTGTCATGAAGCAATAACTTCAATTACTCCAAGATTACTGAAAGTAAAGCATAAAAGCCTTCTTCTTAAAGCCACTGCAGCAAACATAAGATTGCTGTGCAATATTACTGCTAGGTTATTACAATGTATTTGAGGAAATAAAGATACAATATTCAAGCATCAACATGTGCAGCACTGTGGAGAGATAGCATATCTATTTGTTCTAATAATTACTAATTCGTtcgcttttatagctaaaggaatagaatataaaggtcaggaagtatttgcatttatataaggcattggtgagactgcacctggagtattgtggacagttttgatccccttatttgaggaaagatgtagtggcattggagacagttcagaggagattcaatagattgatcccagagatgacgAGTGATCAAACTGAGGTCTTCAAAATGACAGAAGGTGTGGACAAAATACACATGGAGCGGATACTTCCTctttgtggggcattctaggacgaAAGGTCATAGTCTTAGGGTAAGGCGtatcaaatttaaaacagaattgaggagaaactacttctcccaaaaggttgtgaatctgtggaatttgctaccccaaaatgtggtggatgttgggacagtgagtaaatttaaggagcagttagaagatttttaattggtaatgggttgaagggatatggagagaaggaagaagaacgGGGGTAAGGAGCATATCAACcctgatcgaatggcagagcagactcaatgggccaaatggcctaattctactcctatatcttatgaactaaCAAATATCCTCAGAAGGaggatttgaaaaaaatcaaaacatttatttCTGTTATTATGCATCAGCCAGCAGTCAATTCATTGTAGTTTCAGCAAAAGCTAGGGAAAAGGTCACTTTTAAACATACTCTGCAAAGTGAAGTGGGAAGGGGAGGCACTCAAACACAACCAGGAATTAGAACCTATTAATTAGTAAACTAGATTACTTAATTTACAGTGAGTGAACTTGTATCTTGTCAATCTCATCAAATTTATCCAAAATGATATAATATTGAAGTTGCTGAACGATAATTGACAtcaataattttattttgcaGCTCATCTAGTTCATTCAACACCAGACTTGAGTAACAGTAGCATAACCTGATATTCTGTTATCAAATTGTTAAAACAGTAACAATTAAACTAAAATGAGAATTTACTAATACGGTGACAACCAAGCATGTGGGAGTCAGAATATAGTGTTTAATATTATGAAATGAAAAACAATTATCAATATTTGCTACTGCATCTGAAACAGACAGATTAACAAAAAGTAGAACTTAGAAACTGGCTAAATTTTTACTGTGCAACAATACTTACCAGTCTATACTAAACTTGACTCCAATGCATTTGAAGCAGCCAATCTATTGTACCGTAGCTCCTCCCAGCAACTTTTCTGGGCTCAAGGTCAATATAATAATAATTCATTGTGATTATAGAGCCACAGAGCCAGACAGACTTCGAAATGCCACCACTAGAACAAAATGGAGAGAAATGCTAAAGTATCTGTGGACATTAATGATTGAGCAAGTTTCATATTTGAAGGTTAGCAATACTTTTAACATATGATTAATGTTAAATTATTCTTCATTAAGACAGTTTAAATTCAGTTCTGATCCAACCAGTCCAACTTACTGCCACAGTTTCTTCAATCACAGATTTAGGAAATTCTAAACTGAAATTTCAATTTCTGGCACTGAATCCTTTTTATTCCTAAATATTTCCTCATGCCTGATTTCTACAAGATCCTACAGCAATCTCATCTCGAAGTAAACGAGTTGCAGGTATTGGTAGCATTTGTCactgtaaaaacaaaacacagaccaGTAAATAGGGTCAGACTATAATCATTTGTAATGCAAAGCTCCCTGCCCAAATACAAAATTATGACACAGGCTGACTATTCCTTACAGCATACTTGAGATTTGGAGATTACCCTTTAACCATAAGACTCCAGCTTCCACTCCATTATGGGCTAGAATGGTAGTGCAATGAACCTTTTACTTAAgttattaaaaattaaattgcaaaCAAATTCCTCGCTCAAGGTCATGGTTAACTCTGTCTTCAGGAATTGCTGCATAGCTCAAACTCAGTTCAACTTCTCCACAGAACAAAAATTAATCTTTTGTGACATTAATGAATTAAGTCAAATGGATTGAAGGACACTTGTCACATTTCaacagaaaacaaatggaatacTTTTAAAAGAATTACTGGCATGTAAGACATATATACCCAAGATAAACAACCTCATACTATAAAAGGGCAGTCAGAAGAGTCAAAATACATCTAGCAAAAAGCACATCTGTTGGGGCAAAATATAAAAGGATGAAATACTTTTAACAGTAGAAGATCAAGACAATATCAGAAATGAGGTAAATGCCTTAAAAGTGACAATATGCACGAAACAGTAAATATCCTTAGAGAATTCACAAGGAAATAGAAAAACGACATGTGCTCCCTCAAAATTCAGGATCACTATCAATGAAGGTGAATTCTAACACAAGCAGAGATGTTCTTTAAATAAATTCTACTGGCGCAAAGGTATTTATCGCTCAGTGCTAGCAGAGGTGTTGATAACCATCATGGAACAGTCAATGGACTGGGCACATCCCACTGAATTGAAAACTTTCAGACATGATACCCACACTCAACATTGTTGACAAACAgacaaaaacaattaaaatagtTTTGTTGTTGATGTAGGTGTCACTAGCAAGGCAGGCATTTTTGCCCACCCTAGTTGATTATCAGCAGTAAATCTAAAAATTATCAAGTTTTTGGATCTATAAATAACGATGTATATGGCTTAAGTTAAGAAGATCCTAAATGACAAATTGCCTcaatgtttttgaagaagtgacaatatGACAATTCATTCCTAAAACATGCAAAGTTCCATCCTAAAGAATACCAATCAACTACAAAGTGCGGGGATTGAGTAAGAAATAACTGGTTAAACAATATAATTAAATATTCCAAAGAGCCTGGATATGAAATAATATAtgcaaaatgctttttttttaaagaggcatCCAAGACTGGTTCCTGGGCCAGTGTGCTTTAAGTTCAACAAATGTGAAGGGCTTGGATGGACAGATATTTGTTAAATGCATACAATAAAATTTTTTGTttgagtatgtggatgtacctactaaagaaggtgcaaaacttgacctatccttgggaaataaggcagagcaggtgactaaagtgttagtgggggagtactttggcaccaatgaccataattctactagttttaaaatagcgatggtaaaggatagactggatctaaaagttaaagttctacatTGAAGGAaggcaattttgacagtattatgcAAAAGCTTTCAACAGTTGAtttggggcagatattcgcaggtaaagggatagctagaaaatgggaagcattcaacaatgagataacgagaatccagagacagtatgttcttgttagggtgaagggcaaggctgctGGTGTAGGGTATGCTGGACAACTGGAGGAACtgaagttttggtcaagaaaagaaggaagcatatgtcaggtatggacagcagGAATCAAGTGAACCCATTGAAGAGTATAAAGCCAGTCGGGGTATTGTTAAGAGGAaagttaggagggcaaaaaggggatatgagattgCTTTGACAAGTAACGTTAAGGAGAAaacaaagggattctacaaatacatcaaggacaaaagagtaactagggtgagaatagggccccttaaggaTCCACAAAGCTGccaatgtgtggaactgcaggagatatgGGACATactgaacgagtattttgcatcagtgttaactgtggagcaggatatggaagatagagaacatgaggaaataaatggcaacatcttgaaaaatgtccataatagagaggaggtggtgcaggatgtcttaaaatgcataaaggtggataaatccccgggacctggtcaggagtaccctagaactgtgtggaaagtgagagaagagattgctgagccccttgctgagatatttgtatcatcaatagccagaggaaaactggaggttggctaatgaggtgccactatttaaaaaaaggtggtttaaaaaaaagccagggaactacagaccggtgaacctgacattggtggtggacaaattgtcggagggaatcctgaggtacaggatttacatatatttggaaaggcaaggactgattagggatagtcagtatgattttgttcatgggaaatcatgtctcactaacttgattgagtttctgaagaagtaacaaagaggttctggatgtaggtttgctcgctgagtgggaaggtttgttttcagacgttttgtgaccatactaggtaacatcttcagtgagcctacGAATAAAGCACTGGTTATGTagctcactttctatttatatgtttaggtttcttgggtttgtgatgtcatttcctgcagcgACATCATTTCGtatggtgacgtcatttccggttctttttctcagtgggtggtaaatgggatccgagtcaatgtgtttgttgataaagttctggttggaatgccatgcttctaggaactctcatgcgtgtctctgtttggtttgtcttaGGATGCGAGGTCCTAGgttaagccaaacagagacacacacacaagaattcctagaagcatggcattccaactggaattctaccaacaaacacgttgactcggattccatttaccacccactgagaaaagaactggaaatgacgtcaccataCGAAATGATgtaatcacaggaaatgacatataacccaaggaaacccaaacatataaatagaaagtgggctacactatcagtgcttcattcggaggctcactgaagatgttacctagtaggatgacaaaatgtctgaaaacaaaccttcccactcagtgagcaaacctacatccagaacctctttgttacttcttcagaaaactcaatcaagttagtgagacatgatttcccatgaacaaaaTCATATTGACTATTAAGCGGAACAAGAAATTTTTCGGTCAGATTAACCAGGAAAAAGCAATAACATCATAGTTGGGTTCAATCCAACATCAGAAAAGAATAATATTGAATCAAAGATGAGGGTGATGGACTGGAAGGTAGCAAAATTGAACAGGGCGGATTCTGCCAGCATTAATTGGGTGCAAAATGAGCGCATGGCAGATTAGCAACAGGAACTTTTCAAACATAAGAATCAATATTCGTATAGGAACAGGTTGAAAATTTTGTGCATTTCTGTAAAGCATATAAAGTGTATATACATTTAGACTGCAGTCCTATCTTTCACTGCCTGGCTTTCTAAGTCATAACAGTAGAGAGGTAGAAAATGAGATTATAAGGGCTTTGTTAAAGGCAAACTATATTTAACAAACAAGCAATTTCTTTTAAAGCACTGACTGAAATAACAGCAAAAAGCAATACAAAAGATTTACTTTATCTAGATTTTTTGAGTTAAACAACTGTGGGTTCAACCCACATTTTCCAACTTTGTGACATAATTTAGATGGACAACTTaattgcagtactgagggaaatctGAAGTGCCAGAGAATTTTTATCACATTTATTGCTCGAGTATTACTCATATAGAATGAATGTCTTGGAGTCAGTAAGTTCAGTTCACTACttaacagcgctctgaaagctagtgcttccaaataaacctgttggactattaacttggtgttgtgtgattcttaattttgtacaccccaacccaacaccagcacctccaaattatcccttgcctaaggtgtggtgaccctcaagttaaaccacgaGTCATcactctttaatgagagagcaatcTTCTGGCCCTATGGGAATATGGTGACTTTATAAGTCGTTCTTCAGTAATGATCAAACGCTAAAGTACAATTCAGAAAGTAGGGTTCAAGATTAGCAAAGATTATCTTGAATTGTTGAACTAACTCAATGGGACTTAggcctactcctcctatttcACTGTCCTTCTATTGCAAAAGTAATTGAGAAGCAACCAAGCATGAGGCATCCAGCCATTCAGCCTCCACCTCCGATGCATAGCAGCAACagaatgcactgtagaaatttacCAAGTTCTTTAGATAGAATTCTCCAAATCCATAACCACTACTATCTtcgaggaatgggcagtaaatacaCCCTAAGTTCTCTTCCAAACCACTCTGCATACTAACTTGGATCCATATCATCATTCCCTAATTGAAGCTGAgacaaaatcctagaacttcttccTTAACAGAACTGCAGGTGCATCACCCccaaggactgcaatggttcaagaagacaactcactatcaccttctcaagggcatctaggaatgttcaataaatgctgactcagccggCAAAGCACATATCCTATGAATAAACAAAACCTAGTTGATGGTCTATTTGATCAGAGAAGATAGTGGTAACTATGCAAAGCTATCCCTCACTCTTTATTCTGGCagtgaaagaaaaatgtttaaaaattaggaaTGGTTGACCTACTGGTATCTCAAAAAGCCAAGCTGTTAGTGATCAAACAAATAAGAATAAATGGTGCTTGGTGTGTGATGCAGTGATACCAAagtgcgggttcaattcccgtactGGTTAAGGCTACAAAGGAGGGCCTTCCTTCTCAACACCTCCCTTACTtaaggtgtggtgatcctcaagttaaaccactaCTCATCACTCCCCAACGCAAGAGCAACACCAAGAGCCCTCTGGTAACTTGATAAGTCACTCCATAGCAACAGTCAAATACTAGAGTACAAATCAGAAAGTGGGGTGGCACAATGATTAatactgctgccgcacagcaccaggggcctgtgttcgattccacccttgaacAACAacgtgtgtggaatttgcaaattcttgccatgtttgcatgg
The sequence above is a segment of the Chiloscyllium plagiosum isolate BGI_BamShark_2017 unplaced genomic scaffold, ASM401019v2 scaf_13999, whole genome shotgun sequence genome. Coding sequences within it:
- the LOC122548061 gene encoding uncharacterized protein LOC122548061 isoform X2; translation: MEEAKNIKDEVHKPGKTPRLVCGEGKDLKVTVQNDIEQKASKSLIEGTSRDSSKTVSNWNNKKSKWNEELIERKNSEKTADVKLGRNSKQDMLNCIAISRNSGARNIRDQGHSQGNRASSGIISVEKIKHKQVKTQQQVLGKFANSHTSSGTKAVNEKDCLPVKPKEPMKLVPAAQPSKSSVPTNSDDHSKPGKNVQDVKEVEKNPEVFGTHTIQYVSEILHSLGK
- the LOC122548061 gene encoding uncharacterized protein LOC122548061 isoform X1, whose translation is MEEAKNIKDEVHKPGKTPRLVCGEGKDLKVTVQNDIEQKASKSLIEGTSRDSSKTVSNWNNKKSKWNEELIERKNSEKTADVKLGRNSKQDMLNCIAISRNSGARNIRDQGHSQGNRASSGIISVEKIKHKQVKTQQQVLGKFANSHTSSGTKAVNEKDCLPVKPKEPMKLVPAAQPSKSSVPTNSDDHSKPGKNVQDVKEVEKNPEVFGKVDYYRIIFQSKHVIIYKFRP